A part of Parvimonas micra genomic DNA contains:
- the smpB gene encoding SsrA-binding protein SmpB, with amino-acid sequence MRDKTTIKTIASNKKARHDYFIEDIYEVGISLSGTEVKSIRQGKVSIKESYCSIKNGEVFILGMNITPYDHGNIYNLEPTRERKLLLNKREINKLIGQTKEKGYSLIPLDVHIKNGWIKLDIALARGKKNYDKRDSMLEKEHERKIQYALKNKYK; translated from the coding sequence ATGAGAGATAAAACGACTATAAAAACAATAGCGAGCAATAAAAAAGCAAGACATGATTATTTTATAGAAGATATCTATGAAGTTGGAATTTCTTTATCAGGTACTGAAGTTAAAAGTATTAGACAAGGAAAAGTTTCTATTAAGGAGAGTTATTGTTCAATTAAGAATGGAGAAGTTTTTATTCTCGGAATGAATATAACGCCTTACGATCATGGAAATATATATAATTTAGAACCTACAAGGGAAAGAAAATTACTTTTAAATAAAAGAGAAATTAATAAATTAATTGGACAAACAAAAGAAAAAGGATATTCATTAATTCCTTTAGATGTTCACATAAAGAATGGATGGATAAAACTTGATATTGCACTCGCTCGTGGCAAAAAAAATTATGATAAGAGAGACAGTATGCTTGAAAAAGAACACGAGAGAAAGATACAATATGCATTAAAAAACAAATATAAATAG
- the rnr gene encoding ribonuclease R produces MNLEKQLLNFMKKKDYIPLTKEELAVALNISFNSLKQFFKLLDSLVNSKKVSFNDYKYSIYQKKETLKGKISFTTKGNAFFISEEDIDDIFIPKKELNHANHNDDVEIEIIKEKRMNSKAEGRVLKVLNRNSNLIVGTFTENKNFGFVVPDDIKCNYDIFIKKGDKNSAKTDDKVVCKLVEFPDKKKNPEGVVIEVIGNKKDKNAQIISLLKDMEIPYKFSNKINKELEELTQTDIKKEIKNRVDFRNLFTVTIDGADAKDFDDAISIDKKDNDYVLYVHIADVSHYVKKDSKLDREAYKRGNSVYLIDYVVPMLPEVLSNNLCSLNPNTDKLSITVKMIIGKNGNVKEYKFYESVINSNYRLVYDDVTNFLEGKKHFYDDETLKENLLVMKELDEILTNKRINRGTIDFNFPEIAITFGKDGKVENIAKKENGLANRIIESFMICANEVVGKHFGELDIPIIYRIHSKPPEDKLEILKNNLSRLNIKMKPIDMISSKYLSEIIDQFKDTNKSDFINYSILRSMTKAKYSPNIDIHFGLATFLYCHFTSPIRRYADLTVHRTLKNYLHSNIEIPKNYISYLDITSNHINDTEVLAIDAERKLEDIKKVEFMKNKIGQVFKGIIVSVTSFGLFVQLENTVEGLVKYEDIMDDYYEFDEQTLTAIGRRTKNVFDIGMGVEVIVAKVNEITNEINFYLNR; encoded by the coding sequence ATGAATTTAGAAAAACAATTATTAAATTTTATGAAAAAAAAAGATTATATTCCATTAACAAAGGAAGAACTAGCTGTAGCTTTAAATATTTCATTTAATAGTTTAAAGCAATTTTTTAAATTATTAGATTCTCTTGTTAATAGTAAAAAAGTTTCATTTAATGATTATAAATATAGTATTTATCAAAAAAAAGAAACTTTAAAAGGAAAAATTTCTTTTACAACTAAAGGTAATGCGTTTTTCATTTCTGAAGAAGACATTGATGATATTTTTATTCCAAAAAAGGAATTAAATCATGCTAATCATAATGATGATGTTGAAATAGAAATAATAAAAGAAAAAAGGATGAATTCGAAAGCTGAAGGTAGAGTACTAAAGGTTTTAAATAGAAATAGCAACTTAATTGTTGGTACTTTTACTGAAAATAAAAATTTTGGGTTTGTTGTTCCCGATGATATTAAATGTAATTATGATATTTTTATTAAAAAAGGTGATAAAAATAGTGCAAAAACTGATGACAAGGTTGTGTGTAAATTAGTTGAATTTCCGGATAAAAAGAAAAATCCTGAAGGAGTAGTTATTGAAGTAATAGGAAATAAAAAAGACAAAAATGCCCAAATAATTTCATTGTTAAAAGATATGGAAATTCCATACAAATTTTCAAATAAGATAAATAAAGAGTTAGAAGAATTAACGCAAACTGATATTAAAAAAGAAATTAAAAATAGAGTAGATTTTAGAAATTTATTTACGGTTACTATTGATGGAGCTGATGCAAAGGACTTTGATGATGCAATTTCTATTGACAAAAAAGATAATGATTATGTACTTTATGTTCATATAGCAGATGTATCTCATTATGTAAAAAAAGACAGTAAATTGGACAGAGAAGCCTATAAAAGAGGTAATAGTGTATATTTAATTGATTATGTTGTTCCCATGTTACCTGAAGTGCTTTCTAATAATCTTTGTTCTTTAAATCCTAATACTGATAAATTATCTATTACTGTAAAAATGATTATTGGAAAAAATGGTAATGTTAAAGAATATAAATTTTATGAATCCGTTATAAATAGTAATTATAGATTAGTTTATGATGATGTAACAAATTTTTTAGAAGGTAAAAAGCATTTTTACGATGATGAAACTTTAAAAGAAAATTTATTAGTTATGAAAGAGTTAGATGAGATTTTAACTAATAAAAGAATAAATAGAGGGACTATAGATTTTAATTTTCCTGAAATTGCAATTACTTTTGGTAAAGATGGTAAAGTTGAAAATATAGCCAAAAAAGAAAATGGACTAGCAAATAGAATAATAGAGTCATTTATGATTTGTGCTAATGAAGTTGTAGGTAAGCATTTTGGAGAACTTGATATACCGATTATATATAGAATACATTCTAAACCACCAGAAGATAAATTGGAAATTTTAAAGAATAATTTAAGTCGTTTAAATATAAAAATGAAACCAATAGATATGATTTCTTCAAAGTATTTAAGTGAAATAATAGATCAATTTAAAGATACAAATAAATCAGATTTTATAAATTATTCTATTTTAAGATCTATGACTAAAGCTAAATATTCTCCAAATATTGATATACATTTTGGATTAGCAACATTTTTATATTGCCATTTTACTTCTCCTATAAGAAGATATGCAGATTTAACAGTTCATAGAACTTTAAAAAATTATTTACATTCAAATATTGAAATACCTAAAAATTATATAAGTTACTTAGATATAACTTCTAATCATATAAATGATACTGAAGTATTAGCTATTGATGCAGAAAGAAAGTTGGAAGATATCAAAAAAGTCGAATTTATGAAAAATAAAATAGGTCAAGTTTTTAAAGGAATTATCGTTTCAGTTACTTCATTTGGACTTTTTGTACAATTAGAAAATACTGTTGAAGGACTTGTCAAGTATGAGGACATTATGGATGATTACTATGAATTTGATGAACAAACATTAACCGCTATTGGTAGAAGAACAAAAAATGTATTTGATATAGGGATGGGAGTAGAAGTTATTGTTGCAAAAGTAAATGAAATAACTAATGAAATAAATTTTTATTTAAATAGGTGA
- a CDS encoding Nif3-like dinuclear metal center hexameric protein: MNFKVSDIIELLDTEYSFSLQENWDNSGFQIGNLEAEIKGILLALDITIDSINYAVSNNINCIITHHPLFFEKIQYLNVNSEYYKKLELLMNNKINVISLHTPLDIHPNGVNKYLADKCLLNNQEVFVDYKEGYGYGIVGSIENETFKNYLTKLKNNFKNPILYFGNIEKSISKIAVLGGSGAFSIKNAISKKVDLLISSDFKYHDIQLSLENNLNIVDLGHFESEIFGLLSLKEFLISKNVDLKILLYENNIFKRNIF, from the coding sequence ATGAATTTTAAAGTAAGTGATATAATAGAATTATTAGATACTGAATATTCATTTTCCTTACAAGAAAATTGGGATAATTCAGGATTTCAGATTGGGAATCTTGAAGCTGAAATTAAAGGAATTTTACTAGCACTTGATATTACAATTGATTCAATTAATTATGCGGTATCAAATAATATTAATTGCATTATCACACATCATCCTTTATTTTTTGAAAAAATTCAATATTTAAATGTGAATTCTGAATATTATAAAAAGCTTGAACTATTGATGAATAATAAAATTAATGTGATTTCTCTCCATACACCTTTAGATATTCATCCAAATGGAGTAAACAAATATTTGGCAGATAAATGTTTGTTAAATAATCAAGAAGTTTTTGTTGATTATAAAGAGGGTTATGGTTATGGAATAGTTGGAAGTATTGAAAATGAAACATTTAAAAATTATCTTACAAAACTAAAAAATAATTTTAAAAATCCAATACTATATTTTGGGAATATTGAAAAAAGCATTTCAAAAATTGCAGTATTAGGAGGTTCAGGTGCATTTTCTATTAAAAATGCAATTTCAAAAAAAGTAGATTTATTAATTAGTTCAGATTTTAAGTATCATGATATTCAATTATCGTTAGAAAATAATCTAAATATTGTTGACTTAGGTCATTTTGAGTCAGAAATTTTTGGCTTGTTATCTTTAAAAGAATTTTTGATAAGTAAAAATGTTGATTTAAAGATATTGCTTTATGAAAATAATATTTTTAAGAGAAATATATTTTAA
- a CDS encoding tRNA (adenine(22)-N(1))-methyltransferase, with translation MAGLRLKKICDLVDENSIVADIGTDHGIIPIELSKNHIAKKIIATDISEDSLEKLEQKLIYNSNIVNIETRVSDGLDCFNEFEVDTIIISGMGGILIKEILERNLTVAKSANNLILSPNNSLDVLRKFLLQNNFVIEKEDDVIENKKYYQILKVKRGKDFYRNDYEYLYGKLLIKNKSENLKLFLENELKKYRDIIDKISIESKNNKRIIEITNLINKIRGILDEF, from the coding sequence ATGGCTGGTTTAAGATTAAAAAAAATTTGTGATTTAGTTGATGAAAATTCAATTGTTGCAGATATAGGAACTGATCATGGAATAATTCCTATTGAATTGTCAAAAAATCATATAGCAAAAAAAATTATTGCAACTGATATTAGTGAGGATTCTTTAGAAAAGTTAGAACAAAAACTAATATATAATAGTAACATAGTAAATATTGAAACTAGAGTATCTGACGGCTTGGATTGCTTTAATGAATTTGAAGTAGATACGATAATTATTTCTGGTATGGGTGGTATTCTTATCAAAGAAATTTTAGAAAGAAATCTAACAGTAGCAAAATCAGCAAATAATTTAATTCTATCTCCGAATAATTCATTAGATGTTTTAAGAAAGTTTTTATTACAAAATAATTTTGTTATCGAAAAAGAAGATGATGTAATAGAAAATAAAAAATATTATCAAATTTTGAAAGTAAAAAGAGGTAAAGATTTTTACAGAAATGATTATGAATACTTATATGGTAAGTTGCTTATAAAGAACAAATCTGAGAATTTAAAGTTATTTTTAGAAAATGAATTAAAAAAATATAGGGATATTATAGATAAAATTAGTATAGAAAGTAAAAATAATAAAAGAATCATAGAAATTACTAATTTAATCAATAAAATTAGAGGGATTTTAGATGAATTTTAA
- the rpoD gene encoding RNA polymerase sigma factor RpoD has product MNNKLNDIEYDEVKILIIEELTKYANEHSGFVNNKYLESLDLFNLIDIDDIEEIKSKLAENQVEFIDEGENLEDIEIVEDLIDLEDEKEDAEDEEIKLEDFSDLKGFNIDDPVKMYLKEIGKIPLLSADEERILAENMEAGDIEAKKKLAETNLRLVVSIAKRYVGRGMQFLDLIQEGNMGLMKAVEKFDFRRGFKFSTYATWWIRQAITRSIADQARTIRIPVHMVETINKLVRIERQLVQELGREPTNEEISEHMGIEVDKVNEIRKIAQEPVSLETPIGEEDDSHLGDFIEDETAIAPDEAANFSMLKEQLNQVLSTLSDREKKVLELRFGLNDGTPRTLEEVGKEFEVTRERIRQIEAKALRKLKHPSRSQKLKDFLE; this is encoded by the coding sequence ATGAATAATAAGTTAAACGATATTGAATATGATGAAGTAAAAATTCTAATAATAGAGGAACTTACAAAATATGCTAATGAACATAGTGGGTTTGTTAATAACAAGTATCTTGAATCTTTAGATTTATTTAATTTGATAGATATTGATGATATTGAAGAGATAAAATCTAAATTAGCCGAAAATCAAGTAGAATTTATAGATGAAGGTGAAAATTTAGAAGATATTGAAATCGTAGAAGATTTAATAGATTTAGAAGATGAAAAAGAGGATGCTGAAGACGAAGAAATAAAGTTAGAAGATTTTTCTGATTTAAAGGGCTTTAATATAGATGATCCTGTTAAAATGTATTTAAAGGAGATTGGTAAAATTCCTTTATTAAGCGCTGATGAAGAAAGAATTTTAGCTGAAAATATGGAAGCAGGAGACATTGAAGCTAAGAAAAAATTAGCAGAAACAAATTTAAGGCTTGTGGTTAGTATAGCTAAAAGATATGTTGGAAGAGGGATGCAATTTTTAGACTTAATTCAAGAAGGAAATATGGGTCTAATGAAGGCGGTTGAAAAGTTTGATTTTAGAAGAGGCTTTAAGTTTAGTACTTATGCTACATGGTGGATAAGACAAGCAATTACAAGATCTATAGCTGATCAAGCTAGAACTATAAGAATTCCTGTTCATATGGTTGAAACTATAAATAAATTAGTTAGAATTGAAAGACAATTAGTCCAAGAACTTGGAAGAGAACCGACAAACGAAGAAATTTCAGAACATATGGGTATTGAAGTTGACAAAGTAAATGAAATAAGAAAAATTGCTCAGGAACCTGTTAGTCTAGAAACTCCAATTGGAGAAGAAGACGATAGCCATTTAGGAGATTTTATCGAAGATGAAACTGCAATTGCTCCGGATGAGGCAGCTAATTTTTCAATGTTAAAAGAGCAATTAAATCAAGTTTTAAGTACTCTTTCAGATAGAGAGAAAAAAGTTTTGGAACTTAGATTCGGACTTAATGATGGTACACCTAGAACTTTAGAAGAAGTTGGTAAGGAATTTGAGGTTACTAGAGAGAGAATAAGACAGATTGAGGCTAAAGCACTTAGAAAATTAAAACATCCAAGCAGAAGCCAAAAATTAAAAGATTTCTTGGAATAG